Below is a genomic region from Staphylococcus carnosus.
GTCATCAATTAAAAAACAATCAAGAAGTAGAAATACAACCTCATTCAGGATCATCATTTAAAGGTAGAATCATTAAAATTGATACCTTCCCTACAACATCTACCTTCAATTCAGATGCTCCAGCAAAATACAAAGTTGCAATTTCCACCGATGCATCCTATCCAATAGGTACACACTTTAAAATTTCCGTTTCCACACACCTAATCTCTTTACCAAAAGATGTTCTATATGATAAAAATTCGGTTATAATAAAAAAAGATAAGAAAATGGTTAAAAGAATTATTAAATATCGGGAAAAATCGGGTATGGTTATTATTAGTGAAGGTCTATTACCAGGCGAAAAAGTTATTGCCCAATCAAAAAACTTCACGTTTAACTAATGATTTTATATAATTATCCTATGCAATTACGTTTACAAACAAAAATCAGAATCTAATTATTTAATTTCTCATAATTCAAATGATGTTCAATAAGTTAAGTGCTTAAAATGGTAACTTTTTAAAAGTACATCTTTACGAAAAAACTATACTTTTATAATGTTTTTTGTTTACATTTCATTTTTATTTAGTTATAATTAAATAAATAATAGAGACTTGAATATTTTAATATACCATTCAAGCCTTGTATTATGCATATCAGTGTTAATAAATGCTTGTTTGTGAGCGTTATTAATAAATATAGGGAACTGTTATAATAAGGGAGGATTACACATGGCCGTTTCTAAAATTAAAAATTCATCTGATTTACTAGTTATGGTAACTTATGCAGATAAAATGAAAAGTATCATTAAGAAAGAATTCTCAATCAGTTTTGAAGAATTTGCTGTTTTAACTTTCATCAGTCAATCTGATGACAGCGAATACTATCTTAAAGATATTATCAACCACTTAAACTACAAACAACCACAAGTTGTTAAAGCAGTTAAAAATCTTTCTCAAGAAGATTACTTCGATAAAAAACGTAACGAACAAGATGAAAGAACAGTCTTAATTTTAGTTAATAGCAA
It encodes:
- the sarA gene encoding global transcriptional regulator SarA; this encodes MAVSKIKNSSDLLVMVTYADKMKSIIKKEFSISFEEFAVLTFISQSDDSEYYLKDIINHLNYKQPQVVKAVKNLSQEDYFDKKRNEQDERTVLILVNSKQREKINELLNRINERIVKANKEVKI